From a single Hypomesus transpacificus isolate Combined female chromosome 14, fHypTra1, whole genome shotgun sequence genomic region:
- the LOC124476636 gene encoding uncharacterized protein LOC124476636 produces MASAGSHVWVGFIEALPVVGSVKEAVEWVLAVAADDSALAKEKLDVINGRLRRELNLKENRSSGSSSGYSSQSTSGSSTPVGKKSSGLTAMHVESIPDVNLMAHIREVMGKHDKKKGQQSAKLEAARRNELKSILDLQKETKRKIRLINQNFDFSAPLVDDGKRSRRGEHVINNGVITFYQRTVDDFMNQQTNLDSPLDTNTAIAIMNELVAHFNEDELYINANALIYGEYCRVLKRVLTHFLTVHRQGGWSQEDKDRAQNEVTDIIQEMNDEKAYVDDFAKVKWIDNKEPRKNRFEKIQGEVVIMFTNWTEYFDIVRDKLQFPA; encoded by the exons ATGGCCAGTGCTGGAAGCCATGTGTGGGTGGGCTTCATAGAGGCCCTTCCTGTGGTGGGCTCTGTGAAAGAGGCAGTGGAATGGGTCTTGGCTGTGGCTGCAGATGACTCAGCTCTGGCCAAGGAAAAACTGGATGTCATCAATGGAAGGCTTAGAAGAGAGTTGAATTTGAAAGAGAACAGGTCTTCTGGGAGTTCATCGGGATATTCCTCTCAGAGCACATCTGGCAGCTCAACGCCAGTTGGGAAGAAATCATCTGGTCTGACTGCAATGCATGTGGAAA GTATTCCTGACGTGAACCTGATGGCCCACATAAGAGAAGTAATGGGAAAGCATGACAAGAAGAAAGGGCAACAATCAGCAAAACTAGAGGCAGCTCGCAGAAATGAATTGAAATCCATTCTTGATCTtcaaaaagagacaaagagaaagatcCGTCTAATCAACCAAAATTTTGATTTCAGTGCTCCTCTTGTTGATGATGGTAAGAGGTCTAGAAGGGGTGAGCATGTCATCAATAATGGTGTCATTACATTTTACCAAAGAACTGTAGATGACTTCATGAACCAACAAACCAACCTAGACAGTCCCCTTGATACAAACACAGCAATAGCCATTATGAATGAGTTAGTGGCACATTTTAACGAAGATGAACTGTATATCAATGCTAATGCACTGATATATGGTGAATACTGCCGGGTATTGAAGAGAGTTCTTACACATTTCCTGACAGTGCATAGGCAGGGAGGCTGGAGTCAGGAAGACAAGGATCGTGCACAAAATGAAGTAACTGACATTATACAGGAAATGAATGACGAAAAGGCTTATGTAGATGACTTTGCTAAGGTAAAATGGATTGACAATAAGGAACCGAGAAAGAATCGGTTTGAAAAGATCCAAGGTGAGGTTGTGATCATGTTCACCAACTGGACTGAATATTTtgacattgtaagagataaACTTCAGTTCCCTGCTTAA
- the LOC124477243 gene encoding protein FAM180A — MAPWKVVVVTLFYCVMAQRRNKALFPSAVRVKRGMASMVNPTFHNSIQDVNLLFEILLAGLQLGGEAGPFSLLDAELASLRQTRKLEVICDDVLPRKLTEVRRLTSHLSSHLGHLRPEDFERTVLTMVYTAQRISNSTSGHQREAWAESFVSLFQAIKQDLSPE, encoded by the exons ATGGCACCCTGGAAGGTGGTCGTGGTAACTCTGTTCTACTGCGTGATGGCTCAGCGGCGGAACAAAG CTCTCTTTCCGTCTGCGGTCCgagtgaagagagggatggCATCAATGGTGAACCCAACCTTCCACAACTCCATACAAGACGTCAACCTACTCTTTGAA ATCCTGCTGGCAGGCCTGCAGTTGGGAGGCGAGGCAGGCCCCTTTTCCCTACTGGACGCTGAACTGGCCTCCCTTCGCCAGACCAGGAAGCTGGAGGTAATCTGTGACGACGTGCTCCCCAGGAAGCTGACCGAGGTGCGACGCctgacctctcacctcagcAGTCACCTAGGACACCTGAGACCAGAGGACTTTGAGCGCACAGTGCTGACCATGGTGTACACTGCCCAACGAATCTCCAATTCCACCTCCGGCCACCAGAGGGAGGCGTGGGCAGAGTCTTTTGTCAGTTTGTTCCAAGCCATCAAACAAGACCTGAGTCCAGAATAA